A segment of the Georgenia sp. M64 genome:
CGACCCGGACCAGTGGGCGTACGGCGCCCAGCGCACCGACGCGATCATGCTCGCCCAGCTCTCCGGCGACCGCGAGAACCTCACCGTGATGTCGCTCCCGCGCGACTCCTGGGTGGAGGTGCCCGGGCACGGGCCGGCGAAGCTCAACGCCGCGTTCTCCTGGGGCGGGCCGACCCTGATGATCCAGACGGTCGAGCAGCTGACCGGCGTGCGGGTGGACCACTTCGCCGTCGCTGACTTCGAGTCGTTCTCCCGTCTGACCGACACCCTCGGCGGTGTCGAGCTGACCCTGCCCGAGGGCCTGGACACCCGCGGGCAGGTGTACCCGCCCGGCACCCATGTGCTCGACGGGGAGGCGGCCCTGGCCTACACGCGTGAGCGGTACGGCCTGCCCGGCGGCGACTTCGACCGGGTCCAGCGCCAGCAGAACTGGCTGCGAGCGATCGTCGAGTCGGCGGTGGACAAGAACGTCCTCGCCAACCCGGTGCGCACGGCGGGACTCGTCACCGTCGTGGCGGAGTCCCTCGCCGTCGACGGCGGGCTGGGTGTGGACCAGATGCGCGCCATCGCCCTGGACCTCAACGGGATGGAGCGCGAGGACGTCCTCTTCGTCACCGCCCCGCACCTGGGGACCGGGTGGAGCCCGGACGGCACCCAGTCGATCGTCCGGCTCGACGACGCCCGGCTCGCCGAGGTCTCCCGCGCCTTCGCGGAGGACCGGGTGGCCGAGCTCCTCAAGGCCCGGCCCGACCTGGCCACCGTGCTCGGCGAGGAGGTGCGGTGACCGTGCGCGCGCGCGAGATCGTCGACCTCCTCGCCGGAGAGTCCCCCGCCCGGCGCCGCCGTCACCCGAGCGGGCTGCGCCTGGTCCAGGGCAGCCTCTCGGCGCCCTCCCCCGAACCGGCGGCGGGCACCGGCCGGCACCGCGCCGCGGTCGAGGAGGACGTGGCGGCGGGCCGTGCCCCGGCGAGCCCGGCCGTCGCCGGGTCGATCGCCAGTCCCACCACCGCCGGCCCCGTCACCAGCCCCACCACCGCCGGGCGGCTCACCGACCCGCCTGCCGGCCCCATGCTCCCCGGCCCGCCCGCGGGCGCACCTGTCGACGAGCCGCAGCCCGTGGCCGTATCCCCAGCGCGTGACGCCCCCGTCCGGCTGGCCCCTCAGACTCCCGGTCCCCAGGCCGGGAATGGCGTGGCGCCGTCGTTTCCTTCCCCCAGGGACGACGGCGTCACTCCGCCCTGGTACGGCAGGTACCGCACCGTCCTCCTCGTCGTCGACGCCACGATGGTCACGCTCACCCTGCTCGCCGCCCAGTTCGCCCGGTTCGGTGTCCGCGGTGCGGAGGGCCGCGTGTTCGTGGCGGGTGAGCTCTTCTCGTACGCCGTCGTCGGCGCCGCCTTCGCCGCGGTGTGGATGCTGGCGCTGTCCGCCAACGAGTCCCGCAACCGCCGCGTGGTCGGGGCCGGGCTCGACGAGTACCGCAAGGTCGTGACGGGCACCTTCACCGCCTTCGGGATCGTCGCGATCGGCTCCTACCTCCTCCAGATCGAGCTCTCCCGCGTCTACTTCGCTGTCGCGTTCCCGTTGGGCCTCGCCTTCGTCCTCCTCGGTCGGCTCGCCCTGCGGATCCACCTCGGGGCCCGGCGCCGCGAGGGCCGGCACATGACCGGCGTCGTCGTCGTCGGCAGCCGGCCCGAGATCCGCCGTGCGCTGGACGAGCTGCGCCGCAACCCCGAGGCCGGGTACCGCGCCGTCGCCGTCTCGATCGTCGACGCCCAGGACGACGCGGACCGCCACGACGGCCTTCCGCACGTCCCGCGCCGGAACCTGCGGGCCTTCGTCGACACCCCGGCCGTCGGAGCCGTCGTCGTCGCCGGCGGCCTGCCCCGCATGGACATCCGGCTGCTCGCCTGGGAGCTGGAGAACACCCACGTCGAGCTCATGCTCGTCTCCCAGCTCACCGACGTCGCCGGGCCGCGGGTCCACGCCAGCCCGGCCCACAACCTCCCGATGGTCCACGTGGACCTGCCGCAGTACTCAGGCTTCAACCACCTCGCCAAGCGCGCGCTCGACGTCGTCGTCGCGTCCCTGATCCTCGTCGCGATGGCTCCCGTGCTCGCCCTCGTGGCCCTGGCCATCAAGCTCGAGGACGGCGGACCGGTGATCTTCCGGCAGCTGCGGGTGGGGCAGAACGGCGAGACCTTCACCATGCACAAGCTCCGCTCGATGGCCCTCGACGCCGAGGATCGGCTGGCGGAGCTGCGCGGTCACGACGACGGCAACGGCGTGCTGTTCAAGATGCGGGACGACCCGCGGGTCACTCGTGTCGGACGCCTCATCCGCCGGTTCTCCCTCGACGAGTTCCCCCAGTTCTTCGACGTGCTGCTCGGACGGATGTCCGTCGTGGGGCCGCGGCCGCCGCTGCCGTGCGAGGTGGAGGGGTACGCCGGGCACGTGCGCCGGCGCCTGCTCACCCGGCCGGGAATCACCGGCCTGTGGCAGGTGAGCGGCCGCTCGGACCTGTCCTGGGAGGACGGCGTCCGGCTGGACCTGGCGTACGTGGAGAACTGGTCGGTCGCCGGTGATCTCATCATCATCCTCAAGACCGCCAAGGCCGTCATCAGCGCCCGCGGCGCCTACTGAGGCTGCGATGCTGCAGCCACGCCGGGTCAACCGGTCGGCCGGGCGGGAGGGCGGCAGCGTGGGACGTCGGCTGGTGGTGGTGGCGTCGACGTTCCCCGCGAGCGCGGACGACCCGGTGCCCGCCTTCGTCCGCGACCAGGTCCAGGCGATGCACCGGCTCGACCCGGCGCTGGAGATCCACGTCCTCGCCCCGCACGACCCCCGCTCGCAGACCCGTGGACTGACCACCCACGAGCACTTCGTCGAGCACCGCTTCCACTACTTCTGGCCGCGCCGCGCACAGCGGCTCGCGGGGCGGGGCATCTTGCCGGCACTGCAGGAGAACCCGTTGCTGTACGGGCTCGTGCCGTTCCTCTTCGTCGGGGAGTTCCTGGCGCTGGTCCGACTGATCCGCCGCGTCCGCCCCGACCTCGTCTACGCCCACTGGTTCACCCCGCAGGGCGTCACGGCATGCTGGGCCTGCGCGCTCACCCGGGTGCCGTTCGTGTTCACCACTCACGCCGCCGACGTCGCGGTGTGGGGCAAGGTGCCGGGGCTAGGGCCCCGGGTGGTGCGGTGGCACGCCCGCCGGGCGCGCAGCGTCTCGGCGGTGAGCCGGCGCTCGCTCGAGCGGCTCGGCGCGTTCTTCCCGGCCAGGGAGTGGGACCGGCGCTCGTCCGACGTGCCGATCCTGCCGATGGGGGTGGACACGGTGCAGGTACTCCCCGGCGCGGTGGCCCCGCTCGCCTCGCCCTCGCCGTCGCCGGCGGCCGGGGACGTCCCGCCGACGATCCTCTTCCTCGGCCGGCTCGCCGAGAAGAAGGGGGTCGCCTACCTCCTCGAGGCCTTCGCCGACGTGCGCGGGTCGCTGCCCGGGTGGCGCCTCGTCGTCGCCGGGGACGGACCGTTGCTCGGCGACCTGCAGGAGCAGGCCACGAGCCTCGGGCTCTCGGACTCGGTCGAGTTCACCGGCTACGTCGCCGGCACTCGCAAGTCCGAGCTCCTCACCGCGGCGACCGTCCACGTCGTGCCGTCGATCATCACGGACACCGGGGACGCCGAGGGGCTGCCCGTCTCCCTGCTCGAGGGGCTCGCGCACGGGCGTACCTGCGTCGCGACCGCCGAGAGCGGCGCGGACGACATCCTCGTCGACGGCGTCAACGGCTTCCTCGTGCCGCACCGCGACGCCGGGGCGCTCGGCCGGGCGCTCGTCCGCGCCGCGACGATGCCTCACACCGAGCGGGCGGCGATGAGGGCGGAGGCCGTCGCGACTGCGGCGGCGTTCGCGTGGCCGGAGGTCGCCGGGCGGTACCTGGAGTGGCTGTTCCCGGGGCCGGCCGCAGCGGGCGGGACCACCCCCACGGCCGCTGCCGAGGCCTGCACGCCGCCGGTGCTGCCGGATGCTCAGCCCCCGACGGCGGCCCAGACGGCCGCGTGACCAGCGGCGCTGCGTTCCCAGGTGAACCCCGCAGCACGCTCCCGCCCCCGTGCGACGAGAGCGTCCACGGCCGTGTCGCCCGACAGCGCCCAGAGGATGCCCTCGGCGATCTCCGCCGGCGTCGGCTCGACGAGGATGCCGCCGTCGCCGACCACCTCCGGCAACGAGGAGGTCCTTGCCGCGACGACCGGCACCCGCGCCGCCATCGCCTCGAGCGCCGGCAGGCCGAAGCCCTCGTAGAGGGACGGCACGACGACGGCGGACGCGCCGGCGAGCAGCCCGGCGATGAGACCGTCGGGAACCCGCCCGACCTGCCGGACCCCGGCGAGGTCCCGGAAGAGGGCGTCCCGGCGCGGGTGCGGCGGGCCGGCGAGGACGAGGGTGAGCTCCGGCCGGCTGCGGCGCACGGACGGCCACGCGGCGGCGAGCCCCTCCAGGTTCTTCCTTCGGGACGCACCGCCGGCGTGCAGCACGTAGGGACCTGTGACGCCGAGCCCGGCGAGCTGGTCGGGGGACGCGGCGGTGGCGTCGAGATAGCGGCTGTCGACCCCGTTGTGGACGACGACGGGGTCCACGACGCCGAGGAGGTCGACCGCCTCGGCCGCGGAGAACGCAGACACGCAGATGACCGCCGCCGCGCGCCGGATCTCCTCGGGCGCCGCGGCAACCGGGGCGGACTCGTCGGGGAACCGCCACGCGACGACGTCGTGAAGGGTGACGACGTCCAAAGGGGCAGGCGGCAGCTCGAGGGTCATGCGGTGCACGACGGCCCCGCGCGGGTACAGCGCGGCCCCCGCGAGGCGCCGCGTCCGGAGCCCGGCGCGACTGAGCGGGCCCATCGGCAGCCGCTTGTTGCCCGGCAGGGTCGAGCGCATGGACCTGGCCACGAGGCGCGAGACCCGCCAGGTTTCTGACGGCTGGCCGCGCGCCGCACCTTCGGCCGTCACGCCGTCCGCTGCGGTCGTCACGCCCGCCAGCGCGGACACGGCCCGTGCCGCGATCTCCTCCTGGTAGACCTGCGCCCCCATCGGCGCGCCGACGGCGGTCGTGGCCAGGACGAGCTGCGGCATCAGTAGTCCCCTCGGTGGGTGGGCGCCGTCCCTATAGTGGCAGGTGAGAGGTTCCTTCGAGGCGGGGGTGGGCATGGCTCCTGGCCCGATCGCCCTGGTCGCCAGCTCCTACCACCCGCACGTCGGCGGGGTCGAGGAGCACGTCCGACAGGTGGCCGCCGAGCTCCGCCGTCGCGGGCGGCAGGTGGCGGTGTGGACAGTGGACCGGGGGGAGCATCTCGGAACCGCACAGGTCGACGGCGTAGAGGTGCGCTACCTCCCGTGCCCGCTGCCCTCGGCGTCTGTCGGCGGGGTGCTGCGCTTCATCCTCGCCCTTCCGCCCGCAGTGAGGGCCTGGCGGGCCGCCTACCGGGCGCTGCGACCCAGCGTGCTGCAC
Coding sequences within it:
- a CDS encoding LCP family protein; translation: MTPRPATADPPGGLLLAQPDGRLPDGRVPGPSADDHAPVGGAPDARRTRRVLVAVAAVVAVLGVVLVGVVVTVQQRVGEAVEWLDDPFLALPSRPPAAGAAGEQAPDPAAGSAAVAATGAPLTVLILGSDSRISAGDPDQWAYGAQRTDAIMLAQLSGDRENLTVMSLPRDSWVEVPGHGPAKLNAAFSWGGPTLMIQTVEQLTGVRVDHFAVADFESFSRLTDTLGGVELTLPEGLDTRGQVYPPGTHVLDGEAALAYTRERYGLPGGDFDRVQRQQNWLRAIVESAVDKNVLANPVRTAGLVTVVAESLAVDGGLGVDQMRAIALDLNGMEREDVLFVTAPHLGTGWSPDGTQSIVRLDDARLAEVSRAFAEDRVAELLKARPDLATVLGEEVR
- a CDS encoding exopolysaccharide biosynthesis polyprenyl glycosylphosphotransferase produces the protein MTVRAREIVDLLAGESPARRRRHPSGLRLVQGSLSAPSPEPAAGTGRHRAAVEEDVAAGRAPASPAVAGSIASPTTAGPVTSPTTAGRLTDPPAGPMLPGPPAGAPVDEPQPVAVSPARDAPVRLAPQTPGPQAGNGVAPSFPSPRDDGVTPPWYGRYRTVLLVVDATMVTLTLLAAQFARFGVRGAEGRVFVAGELFSYAVVGAAFAAVWMLALSANESRNRRVVGAGLDEYRKVVTGTFTAFGIVAIGSYLLQIELSRVYFAVAFPLGLAFVLLGRLALRIHLGARRREGRHMTGVVVVGSRPEIRRALDELRRNPEAGYRAVAVSIVDAQDDADRHDGLPHVPRRNLRAFVDTPAVGAVVVAGGLPRMDIRLLAWELENTHVELMLVSQLTDVAGPRVHASPAHNLPMVHVDLPQYSGFNHLAKRALDVVVASLILVAMAPVLALVALAIKLEDGGPVIFRQLRVGQNGETFTMHKLRSMALDAEDRLAELRGHDDGNGVLFKMRDDPRVTRVGRLIRRFSLDEFPQFFDVLLGRMSVVGPRPPLPCEVEGYAGHVRRRLLTRPGITGLWQVSGRSDLSWEDGVRLDLAYVENWSVAGDLIIILKTAKAVISARGAY
- a CDS encoding glycosyltransferase codes for the protein MLQPRRVNRSAGREGGSVGRRLVVVASTFPASADDPVPAFVRDQVQAMHRLDPALEIHVLAPHDPRSQTRGLTTHEHFVEHRFHYFWPRRAQRLAGRGILPALQENPLLYGLVPFLFVGEFLALVRLIRRVRPDLVYAHWFTPQGVTACWACALTRVPFVFTTHAADVAVWGKVPGLGPRVVRWHARRARSVSAVSRRSLERLGAFFPAREWDRRSSDVPILPMGVDTVQVLPGAVAPLASPSPSPAAGDVPPTILFLGRLAEKKGVAYLLEAFADVRGSLPGWRLVVAGDGPLLGDLQEQATSLGLSDSVEFTGYVAGTRKSELLTAATVHVVPSIITDTGDAEGLPVSLLEGLAHGRTCVATAESGADDILVDGVNGFLVPHRDAGALGRALVRAATMPHTERAAMRAEAVATAAAFAWPEVAGRYLEWLFPGPAAAGGTTPTAAAEACTPPVLPDAQPPTAAQTAA
- a CDS encoding glycosyltransferase family 1 protein, translated to MPQLVLATTAVGAPMGAQVYQEEIAARAVSALAGVTTAADGVTAEGAARGQPSETWRVSRLVARSMRSTLPGNKRLPMGPLSRAGLRTRRLAGAALYPRGAVVHRMTLELPPAPLDVVTLHDVVAWRFPDESAPVAAAPEEIRRAAAVICVSAFSAAEAVDLLGVVDPVVVHNGVDSRYLDATAASPDQLAGLGVTGPYVLHAGGASRRKNLEGLAAAWPSVRRSRPELTLVLAGPPHPRRDALFRDLAGVRQVGRVPDGLIAGLLAGASAVVVPSLYEGFGLPALEAMAARVPVVAARTSSLPEVVGDGGILVEPTPAEIAEGILWALSGDTAVDALVARGRERAAGFTWERSAAGHAAVWAAVGG